From Microcoleus sp. bin38.metabat.b11b12b14.051, one genomic window encodes:
- a CDS encoding transcriptional regulator: MELRPIRNETDYQEAIREIELLFNAAPNTPEYDRLDVLSTLVEAYEKKHIPIAIPEPIEAIYYYMETRGWSRRDLESCLGSRARVSEVLSRKRSLTLEMIRKLNQELGIPAEILIQPYKSVKIPA, encoded by the coding sequence ATGGAATTGCGCCCAATTAGAAATGAAACCGACTATCAGGAAGCCATTCGAGAAATCGAGTTACTGTTTAATGCAGCCCCAAACACTCCTGAGTACGATCGATTAGATGTACTCAGCACCTTAGTGGAAGCCTACGAGAAGAAACACATTCCGATCGCAATCCCCGAGCCGATCGAAGCGATTTATTATTACATGGAAACTCGCGGATGGTCTCGTCGCGATTTAGAGTCATGTCTCGGTAGTCGGGCTAGGGTATCCGAGGTTTTATCTCGTAAACGTTCCTTGACCTTGGAGATGATTCGGAAGTTGAATCAAGAACTGGGGATTCCGGCTGAAATTCTCATCCAACCCTATAAGTCGGTCAAAATCCCCGCGTAA
- a CDS encoding type II toxin-antitoxin system HigB family toxin — protein sequence MRILSRSTLRDFWESHPDTEEALKTWYYEASHADWQSPVDVKTAHRNASIIANNRVVFNIKGNSYRLIVAIRYDLGIIFIRFIGTHAEYDKVDAEIV from the coding sequence ATGCGTATTTTGTCCCGCAGCACCCTACGAGACTTCTGGGAATCTCATCCAGATACCGAAGAAGCACTGAAAACTTGGTACTACGAAGCATCTCACGCCGACTGGCAGAGTCCGGTAGATGTGAAAACTGCTCATCGTAATGCCAGCATCATTGCAAACAACCGTGTCGTTTTCAATATTAAAGGCAACAGCTATCGGCTGATTGTGGCAATTCGTTATGACCTGGGTATTATTTTCATCCGATTTATTGGCACTCATGCCGAATATGACAAAGTAGATGCAGAAATAGTCTAA
- a CDS encoding Uma2 family endonuclease: MLPPAFPDHTQLPDSDGTFVKNFQEHPQSILLTDSLETTLQTLHPDGQYAIGQDCGIYWRETDPPERGAEAPDWFYVPNVPPLIDGEIRRSYVIWREYIVPLIAIEFASGNGSEERNNTPLSRLPEGVNQKPGKFWVYEQIIHIPYYAIYIIKTSELEVYNWVNTRYRRLQPNDRGHYPIDLMGVELGVWEGSYQNQHQRWLRWWDNEGNLLLTGSEQARLERLHTEQERQRADRAEQTQRDAIPQLLAMGLTVEQVAQALSLSVEDVQRLG, from the coding sequence ATATTACCTCCCGCCTTTCCCGATCACACCCAACTACCTGACTCCGACGGCACGTTTGTGAAAAACTTCCAAGAACATCCCCAGAGTATCCTACTCACCGACTCCCTGGAAACTACGCTGCAAACCCTCCACCCCGACGGACAATATGCGATCGGGCAAGATTGTGGCATTTACTGGCGCGAAACCGACCCACCCGAACGCGGAGCCGAAGCACCTGACTGGTTCTACGTTCCCAACGTTCCGCCCCTAATAGATGGGGAAATTCGCCGCTCTTACGTAATTTGGCGCGAGTATATTGTGCCATTGATTGCCATCGAATTTGCTAGTGGTAATGGCTCTGAAGAACGAAACAATACTCCCTTATCTCGCTTACCAGAAGGTGTCAACCAGAAACCCGGAAAGTTTTGGGTATACGAGCAGATTATTCACATTCCTTACTATGCGATATACATCATTAAAACGAGCGAATTGGAAGTCTATAACTGGGTGAATACTCGTTATCGCCGTTTGCAACCGAACGATCGCGGACATTATCCGATCGACCTGATGGGAGTAGAGTTAGGTGTGTGGGAAGGTAGCTATCAAAATCAGCATCAGCGATGGTTGCGTTGGTGGGATAATGAGGGTAATTTGTTGTTAACTGGTAGCGAACAAGCTAGACTCGAACGCCTCCATACCGAACAGGAACGCCAAAGGGCCGATCGCGCAGAACAAACCCAACGGGATGCGATTCCCCAACTGCTGGCAATGGGTTTAACCGTAGAGCAAGTGGCTCAGGCGCTGTCGCTGTCGGTGGAAGATGTACAGAGATTGGGTTGA
- a CDS encoding DUF3370 domain-containing protein: protein MIQKQNLFSRIAGISTIVLCAVGGFFLLKQPAQSIPTKPTPEEIVQVTEVRSLPGQLDNIPLFNSDSPEWVKKEGILLSTFPPEGKKVPAAHLNFPLQGQFNLFAHHFSHTPPNLPTLYIGAMLYNPGTEPITVEVLQAESYLMEPDPPFKQKPEQSESPNGEVYSGPGIRAVDNVLRGMRQSDFPEKLVIPGGESAMLMNRPIPVRGLEKPINGRSTFMRLNFRGGAPVPAHPVSAPAKVYAATLAMYAKQNPDGSDRPPTLQEWQELLDNGGLAGPRDKTPTPPGGAGNLIYGRVAGVQQGSGWQAQLVDRDSTDLKIPEMGKGISFAIATLRGGKLGTEQVQAAKLLARYPDTACEARGNYGVYYDLALQRYNAGDKLQTVGLSLAKPLKEDVLSKNGWRFRKPSLDFPYFRGTVRLRYQDGGGVNTTRYVHLWHRVGQVVEPMVKLKLAAGESRSIKVDFIYPPDATPPQVLTVRTLE, encoded by the coding sequence ATGATTCAGAAACAAAATCTCTTTTCTCGAATTGCTGGTATTTCTACGATCGTCCTTTGTGCAGTCGGCGGATTTTTTTTACTCAAACAACCCGCACAATCTATCCCCACCAAACCGACACCGGAAGAAATTGTACAAGTGACTGAAGTGCGATCGCTCCCCGGCCAACTCGACAACATTCCCCTCTTCAACAGCGACAGTCCCGAATGGGTAAAAAAAGAAGGGATTTTGCTCTCAACCTTTCCCCCAGAAGGCAAAAAAGTCCCCGCCGCGCACCTCAACTTTCCCTTGCAAGGGCAATTTAACTTGTTTGCTCACCATTTTTCTCACACTCCTCCCAATTTACCGACATTATATATAGGCGCGATGCTATACAATCCGGGAACGGAGCCGATAACGGTGGAAGTGTTGCAGGCAGAGAGTTATCTCATGGAACCAGACCCGCCTTTCAAACAGAAACCAGAACAAAGTGAGAGTCCCAACGGTGAAGTATATTCCGGCCCGGGAATTCGGGCTGTCGATAACGTGTTGCGGGGAATGCGGCAGTCGGATTTTCCCGAAAAACTGGTAATTCCAGGCGGCGAAAGCGCAATGCTGATGAATCGTCCGATTCCGGTGCGGGGTCTGGAAAAGCCGATAAATGGTCGTTCTACCTTTATGCGCCTCAACTTTAGGGGCGGTGCCCCCGTGCCCGCCCACCCCGTGTCCGCCCCAGCCAAGGTTTATGCGGCTACTTTGGCGATGTACGCGAAGCAAAATCCTGATGGGAGCGATCGCCCGCCGACTCTGCAAGAATGGCAGGAATTGCTCGATAACGGCGGTTTGGCAGGCCCGCGCGACAAAACGCCGACGCCCCCCGGCGGTGCTGGTAATTTGATTTACGGGCGCGTGGCGGGGGTGCAGCAGGGTTCTGGGTGGCAGGCTCAATTGGTCGATCGCGATTCCACCGATCTCAAAATTCCTGAGATGGGGAAAGGGATATCTTTTGCGATCGCCACCTTGCGCGGAGGCAAATTGGGAACCGAACAAGTGCAAGCAGCCAAACTGCTGGCGCGCTATCCTGACACCGCCTGCGAAGCCCGCGGCAACTACGGCGTTTACTACGATCTGGCTTTGCAACGGTACAATGCTGGTGACAAACTGCAAACGGTAGGGCTGAGTTTGGCAAAGCCTTTAAAAGAAGATGTGCTGTCAAAAAATGGCTGGCGCTTTCGCAAACCGTCGCTGGATTTTCCTTATTTTCGAGGCACTGTGCGGCTGCGCTACCAAGACGGTGGCGGTGTAAATACGACTCGTTACGTGCATTTGTGGCACCGCGTGGGTCAAGTTGTGGAACCGATGGTAAAGTTGAAGTTAGCTGCGGGTGAAAGCCGATCGATCAAGGTTGATTTTATCTATCCTCCCGATGCTACGCCGCCGCAGGTATTGACGGTGAGAACTTTGGAATAG
- a CDS encoding S-layer homology domain-containing protein produces MSSSIPPSGKRNPLGFDELIAIVVTFGTMGAIFFWITGRNPDRLNARSWQFPAVFSQPAAAPDNLKILTPVPPSSDLRSPATILLPSQPDIVPVAPLAPVVPVVPPMGTIVVPETPIRGETVPPVITKPKAATPKAGPAKLSDVPEKYWARPFIVALVDRKVFTDVADNKFRPDEPMTRAELARLIERIGDKEARRKPVDFKDVKDSSPIAGAIDHSVKTGYLKGYPDNAFRPDKEVPRVEVIASLASGLNLKPSAKPNQTLQVYTDRKKVPKWAVNKVAAATEAGIVVNHPTPTLLQPNKIATRAEVAAMIYEAMAKQGKVPVKPSERVIKPVKPSK; encoded by the coding sequence ATGTCTTCTTCAATACCCCCGTCAGGGAAAAGAAACCCTTTAGGATTCGATGAATTGATTGCGATCGTGGTCACTTTCGGCACGATGGGAGCAATTTTCTTTTGGATAACTGGCAGAAATCCCGATCGATTGAATGCCAGAAGTTGGCAATTTCCAGCGGTTTTTTCTCAGCCTGCTGCTGCGCCAGACAATCTGAAAATATTAACGCCTGTACCGCCGAGTTCGGATTTGCGATCGCCCGCTACAATCCTCCTTCCCTCGCAACCAGATATCGTCCCTGTCGCACCTTTAGCGCCAGTTGTACCAGTAGTTCCTCCCATGGGGACGATCGTAGTTCCCGAAACGCCAATCCGCGGCGAGACTGTCCCTCCAGTCATTACCAAACCGAAAGCGGCTACACCAAAAGCCGGGCCGGCTAAACTCTCGGATGTCCCTGAAAAATATTGGGCGCGTCCGTTCATTGTAGCTTTAGTCGATCGCAAAGTCTTTACTGATGTCGCAGACAACAAGTTTCGTCCCGACGAACCGATGACGCGAGCCGAATTAGCGCGCTTAATTGAGCGAATAGGCGACAAAGAAGCGCGGCGAAAACCAGTTGATTTTAAAGACGTAAAAGACAGCAGCCCGATCGCTGGGGCGATCGACCACAGCGTCAAAACTGGATATCTTAAAGGATACCCAGACAATGCCTTCCGTCCCGATAAAGAAGTTCCCCGCGTGGAAGTCATAGCATCTTTAGCTAGCGGTTTAAACCTGAAACCGTCAGCAAAACCCAACCAAACATTACAAGTTTATACAGATCGGAAAAAAGTCCCTAAATGGGCAGTCAACAAAGTAGCAGCCGCAACCGAAGCGGGCATTGTTGTCAACCATCCGACACCCACACTTTTGCAGCCCAATAAAATAGCAACTCGCGCGGAAGTAGCAGCCATGATTTACGAAGCTATGGCAAAACAAGGAAAAGTGCCTGTTAAGCCTTCAGAGCGTGTTATCAAGCCTGTAAAGCCGTCTAAATAA
- a CDS encoding peptidoglycan-binding protein, which yields MDGLAYLHLAETWETPPAQTRSPNSKNHLNLASTPLLFFTICLTILNLVYPALAIKITKGDSGPEVVELQKTLQASGHFGGRATGFYGSLTQAAVKKFQAENNLKVDGIVGPQTISALKGKSPAASADEAYTEKTSSKVDRPSPSPTATENSNKLEDNTQNPPKQPLFQKPFLPPFKTETSAPSPEQAENESPGKRLVNTEGKMTLKKTIYGKISPKSIVYSGAGLFFAQNMMYSHSITVYDRKFKLVKTISDTVNLSKFGFSKFKGNYQGSPVEAAFSTDGKYGYVSNYQMYGSGFDNPGSDKCSPSAKHDQSFLYRINTQTLKIEKIIPVGAVPKFNAVSPDNRFVLATNWCSWDLSVVDINKNREIERVKLGAYPRGIVVTPDSKNAYIAVMGSSDIAKVNLLDFSVEWLKNIGNAPRHLTIDPNGKYLYATLNGEGNVAKIDLKTGEVVDKVSTGNAPRSMTISGDGKLIYVVNYFSNTVSKVRTSDLRILQTVNVNSSPIGITYDPETNQVWVACYSGSIMVFQD from the coding sequence ATGGACGGACTGGCTTACCTGCATTTAGCTGAAACTTGGGAAACACCCCCAGCTCAAACTCGATCGCCCAACTCGAAAAATCACCTAAATTTAGCTTCCACTCCTTTACTTTTCTTTACAATCTGTCTCACAATTTTAAATTTAGTCTATCCCGCCCTCGCCATTAAAATCACAAAAGGCGATTCGGGCCCGGAAGTTGTCGAACTACAGAAAACCCTACAAGCATCAGGACATTTTGGCGGGAGGGCTACAGGATTTTACGGTTCACTCACCCAGGCTGCGGTGAAAAAGTTCCAAGCAGAGAACAACCTGAAAGTTGACGGAATAGTCGGCCCTCAAACCATCTCAGCCCTCAAAGGCAAGTCGCCCGCCGCCAGCGCTGACGAAGCATATACAGAAAAAACATCGTCAAAAGTCGATCGACCTTCGCCATCTCCTACCGCCACAGAAAACAGCAACAAACTCGAAGATAACACTCAAAATCCGCCAAAACAACCTCTATTTCAAAAACCTTTTTTACCACCATTTAAAACAGAAACTTCAGCGCCAAGCCCTGAACAAGCAGAAAATGAATCACCAGGGAAAAGGCTTGTCAACACAGAAGGTAAAATGACTTTGAAAAAAACAATTTACGGCAAAATATCGCCGAAATCAATAGTTTATTCCGGAGCGGGTTTGTTTTTTGCTCAAAATATGATGTACAGCCACAGCATCACAGTTTACGATCGCAAATTTAAATTAGTCAAGACTATTTCCGATACAGTAAACTTGTCAAAATTCGGCTTTTCTAAATTCAAAGGCAATTATCAAGGTTCTCCCGTAGAAGCCGCTTTTTCAACAGATGGTAAGTATGGCTACGTATCCAACTATCAAATGTACGGTTCAGGCTTTGACAATCCTGGTAGCGACAAATGTTCTCCATCAGCAAAACACGACCAAAGTTTCCTGTACCGCATCAACACCCAAACATTAAAAATAGAAAAGATAATTCCTGTAGGTGCGGTTCCGAAATTTAATGCTGTTTCGCCTGACAATCGTTTCGTACTCGCTACTAATTGGTGCAGTTGGGATTTGAGCGTAGTTGACATCAACAAAAACCGCGAAATCGAGCGAGTAAAACTAGGTGCATACCCTCGCGGTATTGTTGTCACTCCCGACTCCAAAAATGCCTATATTGCTGTGATGGGTTCTTCCGATATTGCCAAAGTCAATCTCCTAGACTTTTCAGTAGAATGGCTGAAAAATATTGGCAATGCGCCGCGTCATTTGACGATCGATCCTAACGGCAAGTATCTGTATGCTACTTTGAACGGTGAAGGGAATGTGGCAAAAATTGACTTAAAAACAGGTGAAGTGGTAGATAAAGTTTCGACTGGAAATGCACCTCGCAGCATGACAATTTCTGGTGATGGAAAATTGATTTATGTGGTTAACTATTTCTCGAATACGGTTAGTAAAGTCAGAACTAGCGACTTGAGAATTCTGCAAACAGTGAATGTTAATTCAAGTCCGATCGGCATTACTTACGATCCGGAAACTAATCAGGTTTGGGTAGCTTGTTATTCAGGCAGCATTATGGTATTCCAAGATTAA
- the alr gene encoding alanine racemase produces the protein MWSGEQTTAASTTKESRQTVLWEDDGGLCQRAWVEINLAALTHNVKQLKNLLSPHTQLMAVVKADAYGHGAVAVSQTALQAGASWLGVATIPEGIELREAGIEAPILLLGATHTAAQVKAIAQWHLQPTICTAKQALIFSEVLVSLDRSLPVHAKLDTGMSRLGTPWQEATEFVQLVNSLPNLKLASIYSHLATADSPDPAAMQEQHQRFKNAVAQIQTAGINPRSLHLANSAAALTDADLHYDLVRVGLATYGLYPAPHLQAIASLQPAMQVKARVTQVKTITAGTGVSYGYKFIAARETQIAVVGIGYADGIPRNLSNKMQVLVRGKFVQQVGAVTMDQLMLDVTEIPDLEVGEVVTLLGKDGENQITADDWAETLGTISWEILCGFKHRLPRVALNS, from the coding sequence ATGTGGAGTGGGGAACAAACAACCGCAGCATCAACGACCAAAGAATCCCGCCAGACGGTGCTGTGGGAAGATGACGGCGGACTTTGCCAGCGGGCTTGGGTTGAAATCAATTTAGCAGCTTTAACTCACAATGTAAAACAGCTTAAAAATCTCTTATCTCCCCATACACAACTGATGGCTGTTGTGAAAGCTGATGCTTACGGACACGGTGCTGTTGCAGTCAGTCAAACAGCTTTGCAAGCAGGTGCTAGTTGGCTGGGAGTGGCGACAATTCCCGAAGGCATAGAATTGCGAGAAGCTGGGATAGAAGCGCCGATTTTGCTGTTGGGGGCAACTCATACAGCGGCGCAGGTAAAGGCGATCGCCCAATGGCACTTGCAGCCTACTATTTGTACCGCCAAACAAGCCCTAATTTTTTCGGAAGTTCTCGTCAGTCTCGATCGCTCTTTGCCGGTTCACGCTAAGTTAGATACGGGAATGTCTCGTTTGGGTACGCCCTGGCAAGAAGCAACAGAATTTGTGCAATTAGTCAATAGTTTGCCAAATTTAAAATTAGCCAGCATTTACTCTCACTTGGCGACAGCCGACAGTCCCGATCCCGCCGCTATGCAAGAGCAGCACCAGCGGTTCAAAAATGCAGTCGCCCAAATTCAAACAGCAGGAATTAACCCCCGCAGCCTGCACTTGGCAAACTCTGCTGCCGCCCTCACAGACGCGGATTTGCACTACGATTTAGTGCGCGTCGGTTTGGCTACCTACGGTCTTTATCCTGCTCCTCACTTGCAGGCGATCGCTTCTTTGCAGCCCGCAATGCAGGTAAAAGCCCGCGTAACGCAGGTAAAAACAATTACAGCAGGTACTGGCGTCAGTTACGGCTATAAATTCATCGCTGCGCGCGAGACACAGATTGCGGTAGTTGGTATCGGTTATGCCGATGGGATTCCCCGCAATCTTTCTAATAAAATGCAGGTTTTAGTTAGGGGCAAATTTGTGCAGCAAGTCGGCGCCGTGACGATGGATCAATTAATGCTCGATGTTACCGAGATTCCCGATTTAGAAGTCGGTGAAGTCGTGACTTTGTTGGGTAAAGATGGAGAGAATCAAATTACTGCTGATGATTGGGCGGAAACTTTAGGGACAATTTCGTGGGAAATACTCTGCGGTTTTAAACATCGATTGCCCCGCGTTGCACTAAACTCTTAA
- a CDS encoding mechanosensitive ion channel family protein translates to MTNYQLPIDMTAIGTFLQIAQSLPLNAERIQAMQVAQELTKKSVELGFKIVPQMLWAIGILLITRFAIDLAGRVTRRTLSRTEATLRKFLVQAAEIVILIVGVVAALNQLGIQTTSVVAVVGAAGLAIGLAWQNTLSHFAAGVMLISLRPFEVGDAIEATDVKGVVDSIGIFSTTVVTDDRIKIIVPNNNLFNGTLKNTTAMGTRRVDLKIDIGDRPIRPMMAELLEIAHSHPLVLENPPPTCLVIEITPDTTILSLRPWCASVAYEQVRSQVQEQVKEAMNANKNQAQ, encoded by the coding sequence GTGACAAATTACCAATTACCAATTGACATGACAGCGATCGGCACATTTCTACAAATAGCTCAAAGTCTGCCACTAAATGCAGAAAGAATACAGGCGATGCAAGTAGCCCAAGAATTAACGAAAAAATCCGTAGAATTGGGGTTTAAAATTGTACCTCAAATGCTGTGGGCGATCGGCATTTTGTTAATTACGCGATTTGCTATCGATCTTGCGGGCCGCGTGACTCGCCGCACCCTCAGTCGCACGGAAGCCACGCTGCGGAAATTTTTAGTTCAAGCTGCGGAAATTGTGATTTTGATAGTGGGAGTAGTCGCCGCTTTGAATCAGTTAGGGATTCAAACTACTAGCGTCGTGGCTGTTGTGGGTGCGGCGGGTTTGGCGATTGGTTTGGCGTGGCAAAATACTCTATCTCACTTTGCTGCTGGGGTAATGTTGATTAGTTTACGGCCTTTTGAAGTCGGAGATGCGATCGAAGCAACGGATGTTAAGGGAGTTGTCGATAGCATCGGGATTTTTTCGACAACCGTCGTGACGGACGATCGCATAAAAATTATTGTTCCAAATAATAATTTATTTAACGGTACACTGAAAAATACCACGGCGATGGGCACGAGGCGGGTAGACTTAAAAATTGATATTGGCGATCGCCCGATCCGTCCGATGATGGCTGAGTTGTTAGAAATTGCTCACTCTCACCCGCTGGTATTGGAGAATCCGCCCCCGACTTGTTTGGTAATCGAGATCACTCCAGATACAACTATTCTATCTCTCCGACCCTGGTGCGCCTCGGTGGCCTACGAACAAGTGCGATCGCAAGTTCAAGAACAGGTCAAAGAAGCCATGAATGCCAACAAAAATCAAGCACAATAA
- a CDS encoding patatin-like phospholipase family protein, whose translation MTKLNPQQILQEPGVRMSATDKDEILKKFPPPDKDGQIYADAIFEGGGVRGVAFLGALRCCHDLGIRWRKLAGTSAGAITAAVLATDLSMDKLEELLGNLDYSIFLSQKNSPLILNGDPADDLHSPAWTLLFLTVSRQMGEYSTQPFRQWLEETLGQGHLRTFADVKKLVKDRELKVVISNLTRGEMLVLPDDLRRQESADSDALYQQLRLQNPEDFSVAEAVRLSMSIPLFFEPGKLGNDLIVDGGILSNFPLWIYDKQSVGSTPVAPRWFTFGFRLVDTGIENQVKIDSPLSMLAAMFRTMMKARDRYHQREMDRGRVINIDVTEAAVTATDFNLDGDRKAKLYRLGYLSTKRFFLSSNFSWEKHLKARGFGE comes from the coding sequence ATGACCAAGTTAAATCCCCAGCAAATTTTGCAAGAACCCGGTGTCAGGATGTCCGCCACCGATAAAGACGAAATTCTCAAAAAATTTCCGCCTCCCGACAAAGACGGTCAAATTTATGCAGACGCCATTTTTGAAGGTGGTGGCGTGCGCGGAGTTGCCTTTTTAGGAGCACTCAGATGCTGTCACGATTTAGGCATCCGCTGGCGAAAACTGGCCGGTACTTCTGCGGGTGCAATTACAGCAGCCGTATTGGCAACAGACTTGTCAATGGATAAGTTAGAGGAGTTGTTAGGGAACCTGGACTATAGCATATTTTTAAGTCAAAAAAATAGTCCTCTAATTCTAAATGGCGACCCAGCAGATGACTTGCACTCTCCTGCTTGGACGCTACTTTTCCTCACAGTGAGTCGTCAGATGGGAGAATATTCTACTCAGCCTTTCCGCCAGTGGTTGGAAGAAACACTTGGTCAAGGTCACTTGCGTACTTTTGCCGATGTCAAAAAACTCGTAAAAGACCGGGAATTAAAAGTAGTAATATCCAACCTAACTCGCGGTGAAATGTTGGTACTGCCCGATGACTTGCGGCGTCAAGAGTCGGCTGATTCCGATGCTTTGTACCAGCAGTTGCGGCTGCAAAATCCCGAAGACTTTAGCGTAGCTGAAGCGGTGCGGCTGTCGATGAGCATTCCGCTATTTTTTGAGCCGGGAAAACTGGGAAATGACTTAATTGTCGATGGTGGAATTCTGAGCAATTTCCCGCTGTGGATTTATGACAAACAATCCGTAGGTTCGACTCCGGTTGCGCCCCGCTGGTTTACCTTTGGGTTTCGATTGGTTGATACAGGCATTGAAAATCAAGTTAAGATTGATAGTCCGCTGTCGATGCTGGCGGCGATGTTCCGAACGATGATGAAAGCAAGAGACCGCTATCACCAGCGGGAAATGGATAGAGGCCGAGTTATTAATATTGATGTGACTGAGGCTGCGGTGACGGCGACGGATTTTAATCTAGATGGCGATCGCAAGGCGAAACTTTACCGATTGGGGTATTTGTCTACTAAGAGGTTCTTTTTGAGTTCTAATTTTAGCTGGGAAAAGCACTTGAAGGCCAGAGGCTTTGGGGAGTAG
- a CDS encoding serine hydrolase: MTFFHKDEQLETLGSSIIDSALAEFTGLKGDRTAITWIVYDPPVRVNTGGALSAQEFWKYQPRGFSARESERIYPASIVKLFYLVAIWEWAQKGMIQTSPELERAVRDMIVDSSNDATSLVVDALTGTTSGPELSPGPFETWKQQRNLINRYFQSLDWPELQNINANQKTWCDGPYGRERAFLGELMENRNMLTTNATARLLHSIIGGVAVSPKASQDMMGLMKRSLEPAELAADPENQVTGFLGGGLPKDAKLWSKAGLTSQVRHDAAYIEIPGSRPYLLVVFTEGKENSKNEEILPFISRQFVEAMKALG; the protein is encoded by the coding sequence ATGACATTTTTCCACAAAGACGAACAGTTAGAAACCCTCGGCAGTAGCATTATAGACTCCGCCCTGGCAGAATTTACAGGATTGAAGGGCGATCGTACAGCAATAACCTGGATCGTCTACGATCCGCCTGTCCGAGTCAACACAGGCGGCGCCCTCAGCGCACAAGAATTTTGGAAATATCAACCGCGAGGCTTTAGCGCCAGAGAATCCGAACGAATTTATCCCGCCAGCATCGTCAAACTATTCTACCTCGTCGCCATCTGGGAATGGGCACAAAAAGGCATGATTCAAACATCGCCAGAATTAGAACGTGCCGTCCGAGATATGATAGTTGACTCCAGCAACGACGCCACCAGTTTAGTAGTAGACGCCCTCACCGGCACCACCAGCGGCCCAGAATTATCACCAGGCCCCTTTGAAACTTGGAAACAGCAGCGAAACCTGATCAACCGTTACTTTCAATCATTAGATTGGCCGGAATTACAAAATATTAACGCCAATCAAAAAACCTGGTGCGACGGCCCCTACGGGCGCGAGCGAGCATTTCTGGGAGAATTAATGGAAAATAGAAATATGCTCACTACAAATGCAACGGCGCGTTTGCTGCACAGCATCATCGGCGGTGTAGCTGTTTCTCCCAAAGCATCGCAAGACATGATGGGTTTAATGAAACGCAGTTTGGAACCAGCAGAATTAGCAGCAGATCCCGAAAATCAAGTTACAGGTTTTTTAGGCGGCGGATTGCCAAAAGATGCAAAATTGTGGTCAAAAGCTGGACTGACAAGTCAAGTTCGTCACGATGCTGCTTATATTGAAATACCGGGTTCGCGGCCGTATTTGTTAGTTGTATTTACCGAGGGGAAAGAGAATAGCAAGAATGAAGAGATTTTGCCTTTTATCTCGCGGCAGTTTGTCGAAGCAATGAAGGCACTTGGTTAG
- a CDS encoding C40 family peptidase gives MVNYQLSDGVEYRARSHINIYDSPKCDRLATQAALGRHLRAFNQTRSEVNLETTAVMVRLCEDDYPGWLDFRDIELLEVTEIVYHPLVLSEEEIRDKLPIVINFTREAMQQSNYYLWGGTVGPNYDCSGLIQAAFVAAGIWLPRDAYQQEAFTTSINIDDVEPGDLVFFGTPEKATHVGLYLGESRYIHSSGKAQGRDGIGIDILSDNGDAVSQAYYQQLRGYGKVVASYQPS, from the coding sequence ATGGTCAATTATCAATTATCTGATGGTGTGGAGTATCGGGCGCGATCGCACATAAATATTTACGATTCCCCAAAGTGCGATCGTTTGGCGACTCAAGCCGCGCTGGGACGGCATTTGCGTGCCTTTAACCAGACCCGAAGCGAGGTAAATTTGGAGACAACGGCTGTGATGGTGCGGCTGTGCGAAGACGATTATCCGGGTTGGCTGGATTTTCGAGATATTGAGTTGCTCGAAGTTACAGAGATAGTGTATCATCCTCTGGTGCTTTCTGAGGAAGAAATTAGAGATAAATTGCCAATAGTAATTAATTTCACTCGCGAGGCGATGCAGCAATCAAATTATTATCTTTGGGGCGGTACAGTCGGGCCAAATTATGATTGTTCGGGATTGATCCAAGCTGCTTTTGTGGCTGCGGGCATCTGGTTGCCGAGGGATGCGTATCAGCAAGAAGCTTTTACTACATCTATTAATATAGATGATGTAGAACCGGGAGATTTAGTTTTTTTTGGCACGCCGGAAAAAGCCACTCATGTAGGATTGTATCTCGGAGAGAGTCGCTACATTCACAGTTCTGGAAAAGCACAAGGTCGCGACGGTATCGGTATTGATATTTTATCGGATAATGGCGATGCAGTCAGTCAAGCTTATTACCAGCAATTGCGCGGATATGGTAAGGTTGTGGCAAGTTATCAACCTAGTTAG